Proteins co-encoded in one Arachis hypogaea cultivar Tifrunner chromosome 13, arahy.Tifrunner.gnm2.J5K5, whole genome shotgun sequence genomic window:
- the LOC112733031 gene encoding fatty acid amide hydrolase-like has protein sequence MGLFQDKRVVYKPVKDVNLGPHSTEFYFHDNVKAPRMTGIVVKIFTLLLETRVFRTSILYLLKRNNLFHKLITNADLEDSPLYVPLHHFEDHREQEVKCIDHALTPQEQVQLSIDCLPTSSSEDDDALNGKNSSFCRWTIMDYSRAYSSGDITPRMVAERFIAAVAESSKAQLQMGFFINYNTEDILRQADESTLRYQRGEPISVLDGVLVAIKDEIDCLPYPTTGGTKWLHKERPCADDACCVGRLRLCGAILSGKTNMQELGAGTNGINPHYGATRNPYDSNKIAGGSSSGSAAVVSAGLCPVALGVDGAGSVRIPAALCGVVGLKPTFGRVPHSGVLPLNWTVGMVGILAGTVEDALITYAAISGEIPSNQPSKIPINLPLLPMTKSISDIKLAKYGTWFNDCSDDIRRCCSHALNKLQDLYGWETVDVTIPDIEVMFRAHYLTIGSECSTSLDSFREKNFAELGWDTRVALNFYSAFSSMEYIKAQKIRNRQLQFHKKILAEADVIVSPTTGVTANPIQEDAIKTGDFDYPNAAALVRYSISGNFLGLPAVTIPVGYSELGLPIGLQFIGKPWAEATLIHLAFAMQAICMPEYRKPAVFYDLLRENES, from the exons ATGGGTTTGTTCCAAGATAAGCGTGTGGTTTACAAGCCTGTGAAGGATGTTAACTTAGGCCCTCATAGCACTGAATTCTATTTCCATGACAATGTTAAAG CACCACGCATGACTGGCATTGTAGTCAAGATTTTCACTCTCTTGTTGGAAACTCGAGTATTTAGAACCTCCATATTGTATCTACTCAAGAGGAATAATCTTTTTCACAAG CTTATTACAAATGCAGATTTGGAAGATTCACCCCTCTATGTTCCCTTACATCACTTTGAAG ACCACAGAGAACAAGAAGTCAAATGCATAGATCATGCTTTAACTCCACAAGAGCAAGTTCAGCTTTCAATAGATTGCTTGCCTACATCTTCATCAGAAGATGATGATGCACTTAATGGAAAAAATTCTTCATTCTGTCGGTGGACAATAATGGATTATTCTAGAGCCTATAGCTCAGGAGATATAACACCACGCAtg GTCGCAGAACGCTTTATAGCTGCTGTTGCTGAATCTTCAAAAGCTCAACTCCAAATGGGATTCTTTATTAACTACAACACTGAAGATATACTGAGGCAAGCAGATGAATCAACTCTTAGATATCAGAGAG GGGAACCTATCTCTGTCTTAGATGGAGTCCTAGTCGCTATCAAGGATGAAATAGATTGCTTGCCCTATCCAACCACAG GAGGTACAAAGTGGTTGCACAAAGAAAGGCCTTGTGCAGATGATGCTTGCTGTGTCGGGCGGCTAAGGTTATGTGGCGCCATACTTTCTGGGAAGACTAATATGCAAGAACTAGGGGCTGGAACTAATGGAATCAATCCGCATTATGG GGCTACTAGGAACCCATACGATTCGAATAAGATCGCTGGAGGTTCTTCGAGTGGATCTGCTGCTGTGGTGTCTGCAGGGCTATGCCCTGTTGCCCTTGGTGTGGATGGGGCAG GATCTGTGAGAATTCCTGCAGCTCTTTGTGGTGTTGTTGGTCTGAAACCAACTTTTGGTCGTGTACCTCATTCCGG AGTTCTTCCTCTAAACTGGACAGTTGGGATGGTGGGAATACTAGCAGGCACAGTTGAGGATGCATTGATCAC TTATGCAGCTATCTCTGGTGAAATTCCCTCCAATCAGCCATCCAAAATACCT ATCAATCTCCCACTGCTGCCAATGACAAAGTCTATATCTGACATCAAGTTGGCAAAATATGGAACG TGGTTCAATGATTGCAGTGATGATATCAGAAGATGCTGCTCTCATGCTTTGAACAAACTTCAGGATCTTTATGGTTGGGAG ACTGTAGATGTTACTATACCAGACATAGAAGTAATGTTCCGAGCACATTATCTAACAATCGGATCAGAGTGCTCCACTTCGCTTGATTCCTTTCGAGAAAA GAATTTTGCAGAATTAGGATGGGATACAAGGGTAGCACTTAATTTCTATAGTGCTTTCAGCAGCATGGAGTATATCAAAGCTCAAAAAATTAG GAATCGGCAGTTACAGTTTCACAAGAAAATATTGGCCGAGGCAGATGTCATTGTGTCACCAACAACAGG TGTCACTGCAAACCCAATTCAAGAGGATGCTATAAAGACTGGTGACTTTGACTACCCAAATGCAG CTGCACTTGTTCGGTATTCCATATCAGGAAACTTTTTGGGACTTCCTGCGGTGACTATTcca GTTGGATACAGTGAATTGGGTTTGCCTATTGGTCTTCAATTTATAGGAAAGCCTTGGGCTGAAGCAACACTCATTCACTTGGCATTTGCAATGCAG GCCATCTGCATGCCGGAATACAGAAAGCCAGCAGTTTTCTATGACTtgctaagagaaaatgaaagttaA
- the LOC112733033 gene encoding alternative NAD(P)H-ubiquinone oxidoreductase C1, chloroplastic/mitochondrial isoform X1, with amino-acid sequence MSRIALTASATSTLVALNRAATRQWTNRFPRFRATTTSKIFANSPPNPFRLRCSSSAANAGGVADTVSESEQSPANFVWSDSKRPRVCILGGGFGGLYTALRLESLEWPDDKTPQIVLVDQSERFVFKPLLYELLSGEVDEWEIAPRFTDLLVNTSVVFLKDRVKCLHPSDNWRTNESKASSCGGTVHLESGLLIEYDWLVLSLGAETKLDVVPGAAEYAFPFSTLEDARKVNNKLTTLERKTFGKDFQISVAVVGCGYSGVELAATIAERLQNKGIVSAINVDTIICPNAPPGNREAALKVLSSRSVELLLGYFVRCIRRVSELGSKDPPTGLDESSIEAANGFERYILELQPAERGMESKIIEADLVLWTVGSKPPLDQLEPSDAPYVLPLNARGQAETDETLRVKGHPRIFALGDSSALRDSKGRILPATAQVAFQQADFTGWNLWAAINGRPLLPFRFQNLGEMMTLGRNDAAISPSFVEGLTLEGPVGHTARKIAYLMRLPTDQHRLKVGISWLTKSAIDSVSLLQSTLTKLMLPTGISLCCCCCRRPL; translated from the exons ATGTCACGCATTGCTTTAACTGCATCTGCTACCTCCACACTCGTCGCTCTTAACCGCGCTGCCACACGCCAATGGACCAATCGATTCCCAAGATTCAGGGCAACAACCACTTCCAAGATATTCGCCAATTCTCCCCCCAACCCTTTCCGCTTACGATGCTCCTCTTCTGCTGCCAACGCTGGTGGCGTTGCCGACACCGTTTCCGAATCCGAACAATCCCCCGCCAATTTCGTGTGGTCCGATTCCAAG AGACCTAGGGTTTGCATATTAGGCGGTGGATTTGGTGGTTTGTATACTGCTCTCAGGCTTGAATCGCTTGAATGGCCTGACGATAAAACACCTCAG ATAGTTCTTGTCGACCAGTCTGAACGTTTTGTTTTTAAACCATTGTTGTATGAGCTTCTATCCGGAG AAGTGGACGAATGGGAAATAGCTCCTCGCTTCACAGATTTGCTGGTAAACACCAGTGTAGTGTTCTTAAAAGACAGAGTGAAATGTTTGCATCCCTCCGACAATTGGAGAACGAATGAATCCAAAGCATCTAGTTGTGGAGGAACTGTTCATCTTGAAAGTGGGCTTCTTATTGAGTATGATTG GCTGGTTCTCTCATTGGGAGCTGAAACTAAACTGGATGTTGTACCAGGAGCAGCAGAATATGCCTTTCCATTCTCAACACTGGAGGATGCTCGT AAAGTTAACAATAAATTGACAACATTAGAGAGAAAGACCTTCGGTAAGGACTTTCAAATTAGTGTGGCTGTTGTTGGTTGTGGTTATTCTGGAGTTGAATTAGCTGCGACAATAGCAGAACGGTTACAGAATAAAGGAATTGTGAGCGCAATTAATGTCGACACAATTATCTGTCCAAATGCCCCACCTGGCAATCGGGAAGCTGCACTGAAA GTTCTTTCCTCCCGGAGCGTTGAACTTTTGTTGGGTTATTTTGTCCGCTGTATTCGGAGGGTGAGTGAATTGGGGTCTAAAGATCCGCCAACAGGGCTAGATGAAAGTAGCATTGAAGCAGCAAATGGTTTTGAGAGATATATATTGGAGCTGCAGCCTGCTGAAAGAGGAATGGAAAGTAAAATCATTGAAGCCGATCTGGTCCTTTGGACTGTTGGATCTAAGCCTCCTCTTGATCAGCTTGAGCCTTCAGATGCACCATATGTACTTCCACTTAATGCCCGGGGTCAAGCGGAAACAGATGAAACTCTTCGTGTAAAGGGTCATCCACGGATATTTGCTCTTGGGGACTCTTCTGCATTAAGGGATTCAAAGGGAAGGATCCTTCCAGCCACTGCACAG GTTGCATTTCAGCAAGCGGACTTTACTGGTTGGAATCTGTGGGCTGCAATCAACGGCCGCCCGCTTCTGCCATTTAG GTTTCAGAATTTAGGTGAGATGATGACGCTGGGAAGAAATGATGCTGCCATCTCTCCAAGTTTTGTTGAGGGGCTAACCTTAGAAGGACCTGTTGGCCATACTG CGAGGAAGATAGCATATTTAATGAGGCTACCAACAGATCAACATAGGCTAAAAGTGGGCATAAGCTGGCTTACAAAATCAGCTATTGATTCAGTATCATTGCTACAAAGTACCTTAACAAAG CTGATGCTACCTACTGGGATAagtctttgttgttgttgttgtcgtcGTCCTCTTTAA
- the LOC112733033 gene encoding alternative NAD(P)H-ubiquinone oxidoreductase C1, chloroplastic/mitochondrial isoform X2, which translates to MSRIALTASATSTLVALNRAATRQWTNRFPRFRATTTSKIFANSPPNPFRLRCSSSAANAGGVADTVSESEQSPANFVWSDSKRPRVCILGGGFGGLYTALRLESLEWPDDKTPQIVLVDQSERFVFKPLLYELLSGEVDEWEIAPRFTDLLVNTSVVFLKDRVKCLHPSDNWRTNESKASSCGGTVHLESGLLIEYDWLVLSLGAETKLDVVPGAAEYAFPFSTLEDARKVNNKLTTLERKTFGKDFQISVAVVGCGYSGVELAATIAERLQNKGIVSAINVDTIICPNAPPGNREAALKVLSSRSVELLLGYFVRCIRRVSELGSKDPPTGLDESSIEAANGFERYILELQPAERGMESKIIEADLVLWTVGSKPPLDQLEPSDAPYVLPLNARGQAETDETLRVKGHPRIFALGDSSALRDSKGRILPATAQVAFQQADFTGWNLWAAINGRPLLPFRFQNLGEMMTLGRNDAAISPSFVEGLTLEGPVGHTARKIAYLMRLPTDQHRLKVGISWLTKSAIDSVSLLQSTLTKVLSSS; encoded by the exons ATGTCACGCATTGCTTTAACTGCATCTGCTACCTCCACACTCGTCGCTCTTAACCGCGCTGCCACACGCCAATGGACCAATCGATTCCCAAGATTCAGGGCAACAACCACTTCCAAGATATTCGCCAATTCTCCCCCCAACCCTTTCCGCTTACGATGCTCCTCTTCTGCTGCCAACGCTGGTGGCGTTGCCGACACCGTTTCCGAATCCGAACAATCCCCCGCCAATTTCGTGTGGTCCGATTCCAAG AGACCTAGGGTTTGCATATTAGGCGGTGGATTTGGTGGTTTGTATACTGCTCTCAGGCTTGAATCGCTTGAATGGCCTGACGATAAAACACCTCAG ATAGTTCTTGTCGACCAGTCTGAACGTTTTGTTTTTAAACCATTGTTGTATGAGCTTCTATCCGGAG AAGTGGACGAATGGGAAATAGCTCCTCGCTTCACAGATTTGCTGGTAAACACCAGTGTAGTGTTCTTAAAAGACAGAGTGAAATGTTTGCATCCCTCCGACAATTGGAGAACGAATGAATCCAAAGCATCTAGTTGTGGAGGAACTGTTCATCTTGAAAGTGGGCTTCTTATTGAGTATGATTG GCTGGTTCTCTCATTGGGAGCTGAAACTAAACTGGATGTTGTACCAGGAGCAGCAGAATATGCCTTTCCATTCTCAACACTGGAGGATGCTCGT AAAGTTAACAATAAATTGACAACATTAGAGAGAAAGACCTTCGGTAAGGACTTTCAAATTAGTGTGGCTGTTGTTGGTTGTGGTTATTCTGGAGTTGAATTAGCTGCGACAATAGCAGAACGGTTACAGAATAAAGGAATTGTGAGCGCAATTAATGTCGACACAATTATCTGTCCAAATGCCCCACCTGGCAATCGGGAAGCTGCACTGAAA GTTCTTTCCTCCCGGAGCGTTGAACTTTTGTTGGGTTATTTTGTCCGCTGTATTCGGAGGGTGAGTGAATTGGGGTCTAAAGATCCGCCAACAGGGCTAGATGAAAGTAGCATTGAAGCAGCAAATGGTTTTGAGAGATATATATTGGAGCTGCAGCCTGCTGAAAGAGGAATGGAAAGTAAAATCATTGAAGCCGATCTGGTCCTTTGGACTGTTGGATCTAAGCCTCCTCTTGATCAGCTTGAGCCTTCAGATGCACCATATGTACTTCCACTTAATGCCCGGGGTCAAGCGGAAACAGATGAAACTCTTCGTGTAAAGGGTCATCCACGGATATTTGCTCTTGGGGACTCTTCTGCATTAAGGGATTCAAAGGGAAGGATCCTTCCAGCCACTGCACAG GTTGCATTTCAGCAAGCGGACTTTACTGGTTGGAATCTGTGGGCTGCAATCAACGGCCGCCCGCTTCTGCCATTTAG GTTTCAGAATTTAGGTGAGATGATGACGCTGGGAAGAAATGATGCTGCCATCTCTCCAAGTTTTGTTGAGGGGCTAACCTTAGAAGGACCTGTTGGCCATACTG CGAGGAAGATAGCATATTTAATGAGGCTACCAACAGATCAACATAGGCTAAAAGTGGGCATAAGCTGGCTTACAAAATCAGCTATTGATTCAGTATCATTGCTACAAAGTACCTTAACAAAGGTTTTATCGAGCTCGTAG